The Limanda limanda chromosome 13, fLimLim1.1, whole genome shotgun sequence region ATAAACTCAAATTCAAATATAAGAGATTAGCTATTATAACGAAAGTAACTCAACGAGaacaattcaaaaactaaaGTCTACACTATTATGTCAAAAGGAAGCAGAACAGGTTGTCCTCCTCAGCTGTGTTTACCTGACAGGGAAGAAGCCTAAGGAAACAATTCTATAACACAACAAGCACCACTGACACCTAGAGCTCTGATTGAGGATTATTTAACACTAAGGGTTTAAAAATATCCTTGAACATGACTGTTTCTACCTCATTACACTTACCCATGCAGATTTGGCTATGAGGTAAAAGACACAGATTGACAGCAAAGCAGAGAGAGTGTGAACATTCAGACAGGAAGAGCAGATGAAAAGTACAGACCAGAACGAGGAACTAGAAGATAGTCTCATGGGTAACACTGGCCTGTTACCAAAACACGTCAGAACAAAAAGCATCTTCTTTTGCTTAAACACACCTTGGCAAGACTGGCTGTAAACAgcacacattcaaacagctcCCCCATCTTCTGAAGAAACTCATCCACGTAGGGTCGTTTCAGCACAtacacctgcaacacacaccacAGATAAACATGTGAGGTGCGAAAAGAGTTaaacattgaaagaaaaaacttGGCACAATTCACTATAATATATGCATTCTGTACTCTGtcgcagatacacacatacaaaccacCATCTTTAAAATGGAATCAATCAGATGTCATCCAGTCTTTTGTCCCATCACCAGTCCAGCAGCTGCCATCTAGCGCAAGTAATCATGAATAGGCCAACCAGGATACACACAGCCTATCCTGGATTACTTGAACTGGATCACAGCCATTCTCTTCTGGGTCTTCACATGAACAAAATTTTTAATTTCTCCCCTTATACAGGGCTACAGACCTTATTTTACTGAGAGCACTGTAGCCCTTAGGGGCACaccttatttcattttataacaTAGACAACTTACAGAAATGGCAATGTCAGGGCTCCAGACTAGAGGTGTGCATCTTCACTAGCCTCACAATTCGATTTGATTACGATTCAGCAGTCAACGATTCACAACGATGCATTTCATTGTATCACATCCACAATTTTCTATAGTACGGCACATATCTGCTTTTGCATCCGTAAATACAATCAGACAAACATGAactctgtttttattaaaaacgaGCTTCAAAAATACTATCGATATTAGTATCAAAATATGATTATATGCCTTTTATTACAATTGTGCTGTAATTTACAAAATCtttttttcaattcaaaaatcAGACTACAACAGTGAGTCTATGTCAGTGGACAATGCTCCGCGCACTGATTTGAGATTCATTTTAGACTTGTGTGCTGCACCTAAGGCTTAAAAGGACAAACCCCGATAATAGCCTTTACTGCATAAAGGTGGCCCCGCCTGGCCACACCTTAGCAGCACCACTGCACTGAGGCACATTACTAAGCTGGAcaacaagtgactctgctcctctgatgttttctaatcatcaaacttagaactgatctttttaaaaacctgctgaattcatatttatgttcctgggTAAACGGGGCGTTGTTTTTTCTGGgacaatgaagttaaaacactgcGTTACATCATAATCTGCAGGAGGAAACGCAGGAGTGGTAATAAAAAAGtgtatttctgtttctgtgttaaCAATACCTGATGAACGGTGCCATCGATCTCCACTGGAACAATAAAATCAGCATTGCTGATGGGCTGTGAGGAGAAACAAGATAATTGcaaattataatttaacaaaCTGTTGGTGTAGTACCACATCTAACCAACAGAGGCCCCACCAGTAACACTGAATATACAATTTTAAGCTCTATGGAAGGAAGATTATCTCTGTTTTTGTCAACAAATATCCCTCAAAGTTGCTCTGGTACTAGAGATATAGTTAGATGTGGTCCTCATCAGAAAAGAACTGGATAAAGGGAGGAGGGGTTGAGTCGAAAGATAACTGTGACACAGTCAATAACTATTGCTTCACTTCTGGCAACTTCTGTAGTGAATGCTGCTAAGGCGAAAAAAGAAATGACATGAACAGTGACAGTCTTTTATTTAATCATGCTGTATTTATTCTTATAGGCACAATCAGGACTGTAATATTGCTCTTGTTCTTAATGCAGCACGCGCTCCAccacctgctcctctcctgACTTTGCTTACATAGTAACCGGATGGATTTAGCACGTCGTAAACTTAGTGCATGTTACTGGCTGAGCTCTGGCAAGCATACTGTCAACAATGAAGGCAAATCTGCTTGTGTTGTAAGGGCAGTGAAACTTTTTCTTCCATTTATGAATTTAGAAAACCTGATGTGACAATTTAGATGTTCAAGCCGAATGGTGATAGTATTTTTCTAACATAAGAGAAGAGAGCTCACACTAATATACAGGTGCTAATGTACAACTGTAAAAAACGTTCAAAGTGCACATCAAACAGAGCTTTGTCCTCATCTTACCTTGAATGAGCTGTGGACAAGTGTTTCATCTAGGTCAATCACCACACACTTTTTGCCATAGTCAGATATTGTCATCTCTGGCAGGAGGTATTTTGCTGGTGGCTGAGGGGAAGAAAATACAAGCAATCAAACATTGGGGCAGAAAGGAATTATGTtaaagagtgagacagagattAAGAGTTTAATAAAGACCGAACTTGACAAATTAATGTGTAAGGCTGAGCAGACAAGCCACTGTTACATTAGAAAGAGCATTTCCATTGGCAACGATGCAGCTGAGATAAAGCAGTGTCTGATATGATGCATTCAACGGACCCATAGCTTGAAAATGACTCTTCACCCAACATTCTCCTGCTACAGCCACACAAAGCAATCTTAAAATCCCCACAGATTATTGTCAAATCTTTGGATGTTAAATAGAATTTCCACATTCTCACAAAGGCCAGGAAATGTTAGCAGCGGATGCAGTCCAGCAGTCATTTTACTCCCTAATATGAGTATTTGCCGGCCCAGTCTCTAGCAGGAACAGTTCTGTATTAAATATCCATTTAGATGAGCTTCATAGTCAGTTATGGATTATTTGATCATTAGATAATCAGATCACATCGAATTTTTTCCTTGTGTTACAGGATCAATTTGTTTTACCTCCCAGCTTTAGTTACTTTGGAGCTTATTAATTGATTCACTTCTTTCATGGAATCTCCTGAGACATCAATTTATTGAGACAGTTTTAGACTTAAATTGTTAGACAGTTAGTGTCACAGTACTTCTGAAAGCATACAAACCACAACGAGTCACTCATGCAGGCCAGGCACTGAGGTACCAGATAAACCCACAGGTGATAATAAACCTTCCACACAGCCAGTGCTACGACGGGCCGAGCATGAGCTGCAGTACGGAGGCAGAGCTAAAGCCCAAGTGAGGAGCACTGAGGCCCACACAGACAGGATGAACCAGCACCAGCCCACTCAGCCTGCAtgcaaaggaaaagaaaaaaaggcaataCATACACTAGGGACAGGGATGACCTCGACCTGGTCACACTACAACACAAGAGAGATAGACAGGTGCATACAAAACAAGGTGAGGGGTAGGAGGGAGAAccaaaaaagagacaaaacacagaGGGTCCATGgatgtaaagaaaaagagagaaacctctactcacaaaaacagacacatttacaacagataaaaaaaacttcacGTGTGGACTCAGGAATATTCCTGTTACAGTTTATAAAATGGAAAGTGTAGCATGTAGTGGTGCAGCAGCTTACTTTAGGAGGCGATCCGTTCTCCTCAACAGGTGGAGGCAGGgagctggtgtttgtgttggtggCGGGTGGTTCCACATTGTAGTTTCGGAAGCAGCAGAAGAATGTGCTGAAGATGCTCCGGCTCCTCTGCTTCTTTAGGCTGCTTTTCGACTGGGACGCTGTTGAGACAACAGGAGAGGGTGGGGGTGACCGGTGAACACGTGGATATGCAAatcagtgttgtgttgtaaaAATGGAGCAGGCTGAAGGTGGGAGGCATCTACGTTTGGTTTATTTGTCTGCCAAGCTGCGGAAGCTGCTCGAATAAGTGGGAACAAACTGTTATGTGTTCATTACAATTCTCCCAGTCACCACGTGTGAGTGAttctgaaacacaacaaatggTGAGACCGTGACAGTGTGATTAAATGCTTTAGAGTAGGTATTGTTGATCAGGCCTGGCGGTGGCACCCATCAGAAAATAACGTAGCTGGCCGGGTCACTTCATCGGTCACACAAAACGCCAGTAAAGAGAGCGCTATGCACTGATTGCAAATCGTGGACTACTGAGCAGGGCCTAAATCAGACGCTGAGATTTTATTAATAGTGACCAGTTGGAAGCCCCTCCCTTCTCTTTTTTGCCATGTCGTGGCTACTGGCACCGGATTGGCCCGGGGTCTCCATTTTGAAACACTTCTGCTTCCCCCCCATGTTTCGGCTGGCAGGTGAGTGACTGAAGCAGCCTGGACATGCACACGAGGcgagggaagggagggaggtgggaggCCCTCGGACCCTGCAGAGCCTATACAAGGCTGCATTCCTCTCCAGCCATTAGTCCCCCCCCTGCTCGCCTCCTCAGCTCACACCAGCAGAAAGCTTCTGTGACTCAAGACCAGTGAAGAGCAAACAGCATTATGTCATGTCTTTTGGCATCTTGATATAGTGGCACTTTGTTCTTCTAGACTCAAGAAACATCGACCAAATATTTGTGTGAGGAAACACTGTgtctgaagaaaataaataaaataacaagataTTTCCCCGACAGAATTATTTTTCACAAGACTTTGAGTTTAAACACGACATACCTGTGTATCTTGAGGCCATATAAGCAGCAGCAGTCTAATGGCATGTCCAGCAAGAGCATAATGTTGAGTTGCCAAACTATTTGCTTTAAGAAGATTACTTAAATTCCATATTCTACAGCTATAAATACTCATACGTGTCTGGTATCAGATACTGACGGACTCACGGCATGTAACAGCATGAAACACTTCATGCACTCCCTGATCGCTGTTGACTTCCTGTCATTAATTACTGCCTCTTTAATAAGAGCATGCAACACTGGAAATATTTTTACAACTATTCAGTGACACAGGCTCCTTAAATATATTACTGCTTCAAATTCATAATTTTTACACAGCAGCACCATCCTCATATCTGCCACAATatgctttgtttttattctaaaaaTAACATTATAAGCACCACCAGACTCCTGCTCATTAATTTGGACTGGGTTTCTTCGTCACAGCTCTGTGTTACTGTAAAAGTGAGACAGTTTTCAACTTCCTGTGACTCATCACTACAAACTGGCTGCTGTATTTATTTCCTGAACAAAGACCCTCAGAAAAACTCCCAGGATGACTGAGTCATGAACAGAGCGGAACTGGGCCTCAAACACATCACTCAACTGGATGGTGGATAGTAATTCACTAATGAGAGGGTAAACTCACTTAAATGAACCAAGTTCAGTGACTTTATTAACCTATCCACAAGAAGTAACTATTTACTGGACAGAATAAAGTACTCCCTGTGCTGTCCCTCTTTGCAAGTATATCCAGGACAAAACGTGTCCTGGGGATCAgtcatctctccctctcactaAGGAGTGCATGTTGTGTCCTTCATTGCCACTTCATATAGGTCTGACTCAGGGTTAGTCCAGTACAGTCAGAAGAAGTGCAGTTGTCACAGCAACAAGCCCAACATCATTTCTGTCTATTGTCAAGGCATTGCAAGTTCTCCTTGGGTTTTTCTCAGTAAAATGCCAAACGCCCCTGATGATCTTGAACACCACACCATAGATTTCCTTAGTGAATCAGTTCACATTATTAAAGCCTACTGCGCTacataaagaaaaacaggataACACTCCTTTCAATAAATAATTCTGTCAACAAGTTTAGGAAATGTGGGCTCTACCTTTACAGTTTCTGGGTTAACAGTAGCCGATTTCCCAACTAAGCGTATTTCTCCACGCAAAAGTTTGTCTTCCAAATATATAAGGAAACATGATGAGCTTTGTCCAAGATAAATTATATGAAGACAGAAGgacaacaaacaaatcaactgtTTCTTTAGGTAAGAGATTGAAGTTCTACCTTCCCAAGAATCAAGCCACCCAACTATTTATTCATCAAATGAATCACACAATTCAACATCCTCCATTCCTTAAACAGAgaaatatacacatttaaaaagtaagCATAGCATCCTTTTGCAAGGATATTTTCTatgaagtaaaataattaaattatcaaTACATCAGCTGACATTCTTAaatttatatatactgtacatggtAAGTTGTTGGCCCAGAAAAAAATCGACATATCatcatatacaaacatatctgtgatatgtgaatatatcactctagtctttatatattttatgaatCAAAGCTGTAAGTCTACACAGCTTTATGGATGTCCAAATCCGATGGACCCTTATGCATACTAACAAATGGTGCATGAAAAATGGAGACAATGACAATGTGGAGTTTGATTTTTATCTACAGTTAAGAAATAGGTTGGCTGTAAAATACTTAAACGTCAAGAGAGACAGAATAATCTACAAGGTGCAGACTAAGCTTTTATTACCTGAAAACGACACATTCACAAGTTTCAGGACTGTTTGACAACACAAGCATTTATCTAAGCAGGCCTTAGTTCTGCAATATGAGAAACTCTTTAACTTCCACCGTTAATTGATCCgatgttaaattaaaacaacTACTTCTTGCAACAGCCTTATTAAAAAGGATTATTCTATCCAAATTTGGGGATGAATGGAAAACATTGAGCAATTTATTTTAATCCGGTACAGACTGATCAACTGATCTATGCCGCTGTTCATTTTGTTATTATCCTATGCAGGTGCCAAAAAACTATCCAAGCACACACACCGACGGGAGAAAAGTATACACAAGTAAGCCATGTCACTCTTGTTCATATGGGGACTTTTAAGCATCCAATTGATTTAACCTGCATCAGTCACAGGGTGAAGATGCAAACTCCACATAGAAAGGCTAGCCCATGGATACAACTAACCACTGAACAGCTGCGCCACCTggacaaatataatttttaataataacaaatgtaataaatgttgTTTCACTATAATTTAAAATCTAATTTCCTTGGGGATTTGCGAAACAGTAGGCTACAGTGACAAATCAGATATTTAAAAACCT contains the following coding sequences:
- the LOC133017685 gene encoding CTD small phosphatase-like protein isoform X2 — its product is MDHMSIITQVSNPKEEEIISFNQEKASQSKSSLKKQRSRSIFSTFFCCFRNYNVEPPATNTNTSSLPPPVEENGSPPKPPAKYLLPEMTISDYGKKCVVIDLDETLVHSSFKPISNADFIVPVEIDGTVHQVYVLKRPYVDEFLQKMGELFECVLFTASLAKYADPVADLLDQWGVFRERLFRESCVFHRGNYVKDLSRLGRELSNVIIVDNSPASYIFHPENAVPVLSWFDDLNDTELLDLLPFFEGLSKEEEVYGVLQNLRSR
- the LOC133017685 gene encoding CTD small phosphatase-like protein isoform X1; the encoded protein is MDHMSIITQVSNPKEEEIISFNQEKASQSKSSLKKQRSRSIFSTFFCCFRNYNVEPPATNTNTSSLPPPVEENGSPPKCDQVEVIPVPSPPAKYLLPEMTISDYGKKCVVIDLDETLVHSSFKPISNADFIVPVEIDGTVHQVYVLKRPYVDEFLQKMGELFECVLFTASLAKYADPVADLLDQWGVFRERLFRESCVFHRGNYVKDLSRLGRELSNVIIVDNSPASYIFHPENAVPVLSWFDDLNDTELLDLLPFFEGLSKEEEVYGVLQNLRSR